In Anopheles gambiae chromosome 2, idAnoGambNW_F1_1, whole genome shotgun sequence, a single window of DNA contains:
- the LOC1270010 gene encoding ceramide transfer protein isoform X2, which translates to MPSLTTARLFKGLLRKEIEGPHSTIPEDEFFDAVETGLDKIEEDRQLRVRLKYQSQQSQISNVSSLHSPSAETEDEIPQLAEDFGTGAQAKSHKLWPEIDRICTEQLTQARQGVGEDGNGWQLFADEGEMKMYRREEEVDGMVIDPLKSCHVVKGVTAREMCHYFFDPAYRNDWETTLEDVQIVDNVAPDTLVFLQTYKRIWPASQRDALFWSHMRRITDNLDAGANDVWIVCNHSNQNEEYPPANQGKCVRIYLTVILVCQTYLPPGKDSKTATRDDLTCKITYCSTVNPGGWAPATVLRAIYKKEYPKFLKRFTGYVVDQCKAKPIMY; encoded by the exons GAAGGACCGCACTCCACCATTCCGGAGGATGAGTTCTTTGACGCGGTCGAAACGGGCCTGGACAAGATCGAGGAAGATCGTCAGCTGCGAGTAAGGTTGAAATATCAATCGCAACAG TCCCAGATAAGCAATGTGAGCTCGTTGCACAGCCCCAGCGCCGAGACGGAGGACGAGATACCGCAGCTGGCGGAAGACTTCGGTACCGGTGCGCAGGCCAAGAGCCACAAGCTGTGGCCCGAGATCGATCGGATCTGCACGGAGCAGCTGACGCAGGCCCGGCAGGGCGTCGGCGAGGACGGCAACGGGTGGCAGCTGTTCGCGGACGAGGGCGAGATGAAGATGTACCGGCGCGAGGAGGAGGTGGACGGTATGGTGATCGATCCGCTCAAGTCCTGCCACGTGGTGAAGGGCGTCACGGCCCGCGAGATGTGCCATTACTTCTTCGATCCGGCGTACCGGAACGATTGGGAGACGACGCTGGAGGATGTGCAGATCGTGGACAATGTGGCACCGGACACGCTCGTCTTTCTGCAGACGTACAAGCGGATCTGGCCCGCCAGCCAGCGGGATGCACTGTTCTGGTCGCACATGCGCCGCATCACCGACAATCTGGACGCTGGTGCGAACGACGTGTGGATCGTGTGCAATCATTCCAATCAGAACGAAGAGTATCCG CCCGCTAACCAAGGCAAATGCGTACGAATCTATCTAACGGTGATATTAGTTTGCCAGACCTACCTGCCACCGGGCAAGGACAGCAAAACAGCAACGCGAGATGATCTGACCTGCAAAATTACCTACTGCTCCACTG TAAATCCTGGCGGCTGGGCCCCAGCGACCGTGCTGCGCGCTATCTATAAGAAAGAATATCCAAAGTTCCTTAAGCGTTTCACCGGATACGTTGTTGATCAATGTAAAGCTAAGCCGATCATGTATTAG